From a single Nicotiana tomentosiformis chromosome 2, ASM39032v3, whole genome shotgun sequence genomic region:
- the LOC104091513 gene encoding uncharacterized protein produces the protein MSSELKPLSPSEWENLIDDYNHGGVARLLRWTSTNYAAIPLFNLTLSSLLRKDLPHNLKLQLLIFLEEQQYNNQNDVVSSTFPNRLLETLRSVIQSPNDGVSTSFALKEQFLISSTSIFINSVSFPLNSVNSSFITPFESLIELLLTIINRPNHSVDRQTRSIACECLRELEIAFPCLLCEIGSHLWSLCQSERTHAGQSYVLLLVTVVYNIVKLKPHVSFSNSSSTLVPFTVPRFLVDENCKDEVFVGGELSDLSNRELRRVISFLFEWPQNLTPWGLLEFMDKTLPVAAALDLQGSLLKVQFSGLLYTYDPLLWHAYLVMYLSFMDSFEGQELEIASRLLLLSKESQHHLSFRLLVLYWLVGLIRLVLKRNVEKRKNVVDMSLSFYPSVFDPLALKSLKLDLLAYCSALMDNEKGVVSAKGSSEMTKEKLLEDGLVCVSAFKWLPPWSMETSVAIRAIYKFLIGQSHSDNDSISNKILVEPTILHTVQRTLIDSLSEYRGLVPVIVGFTDRLLTCHKHRWLGERLLKTFDDHLLPKLKIDYKLVSYFSILERIAESDKVSSIGLMEILTKFMAFLVEKHGPDTGLRSWGHGSKVLGICRTMILHQHSSKLFVGLSRLLSFTCLYFPDLEIRDNARIYLRMLICVPGKKLRDILNSGDQLPGISPSTHSSSFFSVQSPRISHDPKKSRSISSCMHLERVVPLLVKQSWSLSLSTLGLDAKKPSYIEPIKDNVSPSEQSELDKITDITVISEANRHSQPPEPLRVMDSKISQIVEILRKHFSFIPDLRHMPGFKIKIPCALRFESEPFSRIWGINMLANGVDTLPALYATALKFSSAAPYGSIPSCHIPFLLGQPPKSFYSFNQTNSLDIIPVENVSETSGDDKSFKAPVLIELEPQDPVPGLVDVFIETNADNGQIIRGQLHNITVGIEDMFLKAIVPEDTPEDAVCRYYVDLFSALWEACGASTSTGRETFVLKGGKGVAAISGTRSVKLLEVPVASLIQAVERSLAPFVVCVTGDPLTSLVKERGVIRDVEWNEVTLGTSSTDDTISESSIVGGPLYLKYKDDEDEGGGYVQISKKNLGSIQILIFLPPRFHLLFQMEVSDTSTLVRIRTDHWPCLAYVDDYLEALFC, from the exons ATGTCATCGGAACTCAAACCCTTATCGCCTTCAGAATGGGAAAATCTAATCGACGACTACAACCACGGCGGCGTAGCACGGCTACTCCGGTGGACTTCCACCAACTACGCCGCCATTCCTCTCTTTAACCTCACACTTTCATCACTCCTCCGCAAAGACCTCCCTCACAATCTCAAACTCCAACTCCTCATCTTCCTCGAAGAACAACAATACAACAACCAAAACGACGTCGTTTCATCCACTTTCCCTAACCGTCTCCTCGAAACTCTAAGATCAGTCATCCAATCGCCAAACGACGGCGTTTCAACTTCATTCGCGCTCAAAGAACAGTTCCTCATCTCGTCCACTTCGATTTTCATCAATTCCGTTAGTTTCCCGTTAAATTCTGTTAATTCGAGTTTTATTACTCCGTTTGAAAGCTTAATTGAGCTTCTGTTGACTATTATCAACCGGCCGAATCATAGCGTTGACCGACAAACCCGGTCGATCGCCTGTGAATGCTTACGCGAGTTAGAAATTGCTTTTCCTTGTTTACTTTGTGAAATTGGATCACATCTATGGAGTTTGTGCCAAAGTGAACGTACTCATGCTGGCCAAAGCTATGTATTATTGTTAGTTACTGTTGTTTATAACATCGTGAAATTAAAACCTCATGTATCGTTTAGTAATTCTTCGAGTACGTTGGTTCCGTTTACTGTACCGAGGTTTTTAGTAGATGAAAATTGTAAAGATGAGGTTTTTGTAGGGGGGGAgttatcagatttgagtaataGGGAGTTAAGGAGAGTGATCTCATTTTTGTTTGAATGGCCGCAAAATTTGACTCCATGGGGTCTCTTGGAGTTTATGGACAAGACATTGCCAGTTGCTGCAGCTTTAGATTTGCAGGGGTCTTTGTTGAAGGTTCAGTTTTCAGGGTTGCTTTATACGTACGATCCTTTGTTATGGCATGCTTATTTGGTCATGTATTTAAGCTTTATGGACTCGTTCGAAGGGCAAGAGTTGGAAATCGCGAGTCGACTCTTGTTGTTATCGAAAGAATCTCAGCATCATTTGTCTTTCCGGTTGCTGGTGCTGTATTGGTTAGTTGGATTGATACGGTTGGTATTGAAGAGGAATGTGGAGAAAAGGAAGAATGTCGTTGATATGAGCTTGAGCTTTTATCCGTCAGTGTTTGATCCGCTTGCTTTGAAATCATTGAAGCTTGACTTGCTTGCCTATTGTTCTGCTTTGATGGATAATGAAAAAGGAGTAGTGAGTGCAAAGGGAAGTTCGGAAATGACTAAGGAGAAGTTACTTGAAGACGGCCTTGTTTGTGTATCAGCTTTTAAATGGTTGCCTCCTTGGAGTATGGAGACTTCTGTGGCAATTCGTGCTATCTATAAGTTTTTGATTGGGCAGTCTCATTCAGACAATGATTCTATCTCCAATAAAATCCTAGTGGAGCCAACGATCCTCCACACTGTGCAG AGAACACTTATAGACTCTTTATCTGAATATAGAGGATTAGTTCCTGTCATTGTTGGTTTTACTGACCGCTTATTGACATGTCACAAGCACCGGTGGTTGGGGGAACGCCTACTTAAGACATTTGATGACCACTTGCTTCCAAAACTCAAGATAGATTACAAATTGGTATCTTACTTCTCTATATTGGAAAGGATTGCTGAGAGTGATAAAGTTTCTTCTATTGGGTTAATGGAGATCCTTACCAAGTTCATGGCATTTCTTGTCGAAAAACATGGTCCAGATACAGGATTAAGGTCTTGGGGTCACGGGAGTAAAGTTCTTGGAATTTGTCGAACTATGATCCTGCATCAACATAGTTCCAAATTATTTGTTGGGTTATCTCGTCTTTTATCATTCACTTGTCTTTATTTCCCAGATCTGGAGATTCGTGACAATGCCAG AATTTACCTGCGGATGCTGATTTGTGTTCCTGGGAAAAAGCTAAGAGACATTCTAAACAGTGGGGACCAGCTTCCTGGAATTTCTCCATCTACTCATTCCAGCTCTTTCTTCAGTGTTCAGTCTCCTAGAATTTCTCACGACCCTAAGAAATCCAGGAGTATTTCATCCTGCATGCATCTTGAGCGCGTGGTGCCATTGTTGGTTAAACAATCTTGGTCTTTGTCCCTGTCAACTCTGGGACTTGATGCCAAGAAACCTAGTTATATAGAACCCATCAAGGACAATGTGTCCCCAAGTGAGCAAAGTGAGCTTGACAAAATTACTGATATTACGGTGATCTCTGAAGCCAATAGGCACAGTCAGCCTCCGGAGCCATTACGTGTTATGGATTCAAAGATTTCGCAGATTGTTGAAATCTTGAGGAAGCATTTTTCATTTATTCCCGACTTAAGACACATGCCAGGTTTCAAGATTAAAATACCTTGTGCTCTAAGGTTTGAGTCAGAGCCTTTCAGTCGCATTTGGGGAATCAATATGCTAGCTAATGGAGTTGACACCCTTCCTGCCTTATATGCAACTGCGCTCAAGTTCTCTTCTGCTGCGCCATACGGCTCTATTCCATCATGCCACATTCCTTTTCTTCTAGGTCAACCCCCCAAAAGTTTCTATTCGTTTAACCAGACAAATTCCCTTGATATTATCCCTGTGGAGAATGTATCTGAAACTTCTGGAGATGACAAAAGCTTCAAAGCTCCTGTTCTGATTGAATTGGAACCACAGGATCCAGTACCTGGTCTTGTTGATGTTTTCATTGAAACAAATGCGGACAATGGTCAGATCATTAGAGGACAGCTGCATAACATTACAGTAGGAATTGAAGATATGTTTCTCAAAGCTATTGTTCCAGAAGACACGCCTGAAGATGCAGTATGTCGATATTATGTGGATCTGTTTAGTGCCTTGTGGGAAGCATGTGGTGCATCAACCAGCACTGGGcgggagacatttgtacttaaaGGAGGTAAAGGGGTTGCAGCAATCAGTGGTACTCGCTCCGTGAAGCTACTGGAGGTTCCTGTGGCATCTTTGATCCAAGCCGTAGAGCGATCCTTGGCACCTTTTGTTGTATGTGTAACCGGTGATCCTCTAACCAGCCTCGTGAAGGAGAGAGGAGTTATAAGGGATGTTGAATGGAATGAGGTGACTTTGGGTACCTCTTCCACTGATGATACCATCTCAGAATCTAGTATAGTTGGGGGGCCCCTTTACCTCAAGTACAAGGATGATGAAGATGAGGGAGGGGGTTATGTCCAAATTAGTAAGAAAAACCTTGGATcaattcagatcttaatattccTTCCACCAAGATTTCATCTCCTTTTTCAGATGGAGGTTTCTGATACTTCTACATTAGTCCGAATTAGAACGGATCACTGGCCATGCCTTGCTTATGTTGATGACTATTTGGAAGCTTTATTTTGCTAA